The proteins below are encoded in one region of Girardinichthys multiradiatus isolate DD_20200921_A chromosome 19, DD_fGirMul_XY1, whole genome shotgun sequence:
- the si:ch211-266o15.1 gene encoding zinc finger MYM-type protein 4 isoform X3, with product MADSEEFRLKRLKHEEQMSRMFDEVMGLGEFADSSRGSVASSKSGGQVEPKGLDETLEQGETQPLQEDSNSSRQEKKTNEETGETSFAPLILSSSGKPSSFDMVRSERGGGGSGGAAFDDALDGLPSYGPEEEDEDWHYALPMGSLEDVDVGKASKISQLGREESASRGNPFPQKPGAEEEQENEGSTESANTSHSSQDNIKDDGGLNQTEETEDSQQEEASGNTQGGDRNPPASPRINIKDEPIDEGYDAALLPQNSSRQIKEELEQHEEELRISSVYSVGGGNSFTSSALPAAVTAPTPTHILIPGRGAILQAMASLPVRPPVPVPPTVPTLTAFPPLPPCPPPPSVPGSVRCSGCSKVLLKGQTAFQRKGSTQLFCSTVCLTGHLPPVTKGRSCFQCNREIAQPRDMVTVPAENSTFMLFCGQFCLSVHRHKKKQGEKVITDKRPERKPEKPPEKPVEGPSEKPFCSVCKATNKQIEHEVTHQGKLHRLCSDPCFLTWRKLRQLALNCCEGCGLYCNSNSGSCHMLTIEKSQLNFCSSTCIGTFKQTCRKSTECANCRKITVVSSTIMERDQKGKVQLYCSPACVEQSRPPQHNLTGTPFPCGLCKVFAVPQYHLAMVDGTIRNFCSLTCVNTFRKSSPSSQPDLTNGTSSLRDPPSKDAAKPGPSTAATGATSVPPIPQDYSSSVPHPGHNSSHTSVPPLVPPHSAVSTPTLPGQTQARSPPEQPLKPVEDGLSEVTKLTCYQCSKQFSNKPLLLTHQGRISLFCSKACCDQYNTQKNVLTVCDCCKEEKILHEVTSFGQQDVFFCSENCKQFFKQERALRPCSYCCGLGQRMMLSHYGGKIEEFCKPHCMSQYTVLYYGMGRCNSCRKQGYMNEKLQCLGSVCNFCNMACLLQYCYLHFETSQHTTSSNGMNTAPPVPSAPAQPHHSSKMNPVIADVVSLANGSASQPSGSANTALTGELPTSNIDGKNLDHASTQTDAMRAPAPRRRQMKNKSVLCRPFTTDQEIMCQLPSPSPESEAAAKEENIKVFMVPVPVFVPMPMNMYSQHTPVPMVVPMPIPVPIIVQPQTREVKDAAVQMEKCDEEEEKQNKSAFTVDQSSSSYSGEVKTEVREELGHGATQTDLFQTESSERRTEPAGHEFDNQPKTVINHPTSSAEEPPSSPVMDLEADLQPESLNQNLSVRQRGVKRPREGSCSRKRGRRRTGSAVRSVTVSPASSKLNHLYGVKAWRSWVQQSNKEPTESSRGVFKEDILQCSSAELSFALSRFIKEVQRPNGEPYSPDSIFYLCLGIQQYLFMQGRIENIFTDELYSQFASEISKMLQLWKPKPQPSGGIVPSRVEESYLWECKQLGAYSPIVLLHTLLFFCTKNLHLTTLAEHQHLSFSNFTRRFKPFSAARNVCYLQYERSRRETSDSEQKEQLRKHPAGRDGEMLEIAANPLQCPIRLYEFYLSRCPESAKNQSGVFYLQPQRNVHTYSSSCWYTSKPLDATTLQSMLSRILAVREVQEEHERLAATKGLSHSSV from the exons ATGGCGGACTCGGAGGAATTTAGACTTAAACGTTTAAAG CACGAAGAGCAGATGTCCCGAATGTTCGATGAAGTGATGGGGCTGGGAGAGTTTGCCGACTCCTCCAGGGGCTCTGTGGCTTCCTCCAAGAGTGGCGGTCAGGTAGAACCAAAGGGACTAGACGAAACTTTAGAACAAGGAGAAACCCAGCCGCTTCAAGAAGATAGCAACTCAAGCAGACAAGAGAAAAAGACGAATGAGGAGACGGGAGAGACGAGTTTTGCTCCCCTAATTTTATCCTCTTCTGGAAAACCCTCCTCGTTTGACATGGTAAGAAGCGAAAGAGGAGGTGGAGGGAGTGGTGGAGCAGCATTTGATGATGCATTGGATGGCCTTCCCTCTTATGGACCAGAGGAAGAAGATGAGGACTGGCACTATGCCCTGCCAATGGGCTCCTTAGAAGATGTTGACGTGGGTAAGGCTAGCAAAATAAGTCAACTTGGACGGGAAGAGAGTGCTTCTCGGGGCAATCCCTTTCCCCAAAAACCTGGAGCTGAAGAGGAGCAAGAGAACGAAGGGAGCACTGAGTCTGCGAACACCTCCCACTCCTCCCAGGACAACATCAAAG ACGATGGCGGCCTGAACCAGACTGAGGAGACTGAAGACAGCCAACAGGAAGAG GCATCAGGGAACACTCAAGGCGGGGATCGAAATCCCCCTGCGTCTCCCAGGATAAACATTAAAGATGAGCCGATTGATGAAGGCTATGATGCTGCTTTGCTTCCTCAGAACTCCAGTAGGCAAATCaaagaggagctggagcagcaTGAG GAAGAGCTGAGGATCAGCTCTGTCTACTCTGTAGGAGGAGGAAACAGCTTCACGTCTTCTGCCT TGCCTGCAGCTGTTACAGCCCCAACACCGACGCATATTTTAATCCCTGGCAGAGGAGCCATTCTGCAGGCCATGGCTTCCCTCCCAGTTAGACCACCAGTTCCAGTCCCACCCACAGTACCCACTTTGACAGCATTCCCACCACTCCCGCCATGCCCTCCACCACCTTCTGTTCCTGGGAGTGTTCGCTGCAGCGGCTGCTCCAAG GTTTTGCTGAAAGGCCAAACAGCTTTCCAAAGAAAAGGCTCAACTCAGCTCTTCTGCTCCACAGTTTGTCTGACAGGCCATCTTCCACCAGTCACTAAGGGTCGATCATGTTTCCAGTGCAACAG GGAGATCGCTCAGCCCAGGGACATGGTCACAGTTCCAGCAGAAAACAGCACGTTCATGCTCTTTTGTGGCCAGTTCTGTCTGTCTGTACACAGACACAAGAAGAAACAAGGGGAAAAAGTCATAACCGATAAACGGCCTGAGAGGAAGCCTGAGAAGCCACCTGAAAAACCAGTGGAGGGTCCATCTGAAAAACCCTTCTGTAGTGTCTGCAAAGCCACCAACAAG CAGATCGAGCATGAGGTCACCCATCAAGGAAAACTGCACCGACTCTGCAGTGACCCCTGTTTCCTAACCTGGCGCAAACTGCGTCAGCTCGCTTTGAACTGCTGCGAAGGCTGTGGACTTTACTGCAACAGCAACTCGGGTTCCTGTCATATGCTGACGATAGAAAAGTCTCAGCTCAACTTCTGCAGTTCCACCTGCATTGGCACTTTTAAACAG ACTTGCAGAAAGTCGACTGAGTGTGCAAACTGTCGCAAGATCACAGTGGTGTCCTCTACCATCATGGAGCGGGACCAGAAGGGTAAAGTTCAGTTGTATTGCTCTCCTGCATGTGTGGAACAGAGTCGACCACCCCAACATAATCTCACAG GTACGCCATTCCCCTGCGGCCTGTGTAAAGTTTTTGCGGTTCCTCAGTATCATCTCGCCATGGTGGATGGCACTATTCGCAACTTTTGTTCCTTAACCTGTGTGAACACGTTCAGG AAATCGTCTCCTTCATCTCAGCCTGATCTCACCAACGGAACCTCGTCTCTCAGGGACCCTCCCAGCAAGGATGCTGCCAAGCCAGGACCCTCCACCGCAGCCACCGGGGCCACCTCAGTCCCTCCCATTCCTCAGGATTACTCATCTTCAGTCCCGCACCCAGGACACAATTCCAGTCATACATCAGTACCCCCACTAGTGCCTCCGCATTCAGCTGTGTCAACTCCCACTCTCCCTGGACAAACCCAAGCCAGATCCCCCCCGGAGCAGCCTCTCAAACCAGTGGAGGATGGGCTCAGTGAAGTCACCAAACTGACCTGCTATCAGTGTAGCAAACAATTCAGCAACAAGCCACTACTACTCACCCACCAG GGTCGTATTTCTCTGTTTTGCAGTAAAGCGTGCTGTGATCAGTATAACACccagaaaaatgtcctcactgTGTGTGACTGCTGTAAAGAGGAGAAGATCCTTCATGAAGTCACCAGCTTCGGTCAACAAGACGTGTTCTTTTGCAGTGAAA ACTGTAAGCAGTTCTTCAAACAGGAACGTGCCTTGCGTCCATGCTCCTACTGCTGTGGCCTTGGACAGAGGATGATGCTCAGCCACTATGGAGGGAAGATCGAGGAGTTCTGCAAACCTCACTGCATGTCCCAGTACACTGTGCTCTACTATGGA ATGGGTCGGTGCAACAGCTGCAGGAAGCAGGGCTACATGAACGAGAAGTTGCAGTGCTTGGGTTCAGTTTGTAACTTCTGCAACATGGCCTGCCTGCTGCAGTACTGCTACCTTCATTTTGAGACGAGCCAACACACCACCAGCAGCAACGGCATGAACACTGCCCCGCCAGTGCCATCCG CTCCGGCGCAACCTCATCACTCCTCCAAGATGAATCCTGTCATTGCAGATGTTGTCTCTTTGGCCAACGGCTCCGCCTCTCAGCCCAGCGGGTCAGCGAATACGGCTCTAACCG GAGAGCTTCCAACCTCCAACATAGATGGAAAGAACCTTGATCAT GCCAGTACTCAGACTGATGCCATGCGAGCACCAGCGCCCCGTCGCCGTCAGATGAAGAACAAGTCGGTTCTGTGCCGACCGTTCACCACAGACCAGGAAATCATGTGCCAGCTGCCGTCACCTTCCCCTGAATCAGAAG CTGCAGCCAAAGAGGAAAACATAAAGGTGTTCATGGTTCCAGTACCAGTCTTTGTCCCAATGCCTATGAATATGTACTCCCAGCACACGCCTGTTCCCATGGTGGTACCCATGCCG ATTCCAGTGCCGATTATTGTTCAACCACAAACCAGGGAGGTGAAAGATGCGGCTGTACAGATGGAAAAgtgtgatgaagaggaggaaaaacaaaacaaatctgcttTCA CTGTAGATCAGAGCAGCTCCTCTTATTCTGGAGAAGTTAAGACTGAAGTCAGGGAGGAGTTGGGTCATGGAGCAACACAGACTGACCTGTTTCAGACTGAAAGTTCAGAGAGAAGAACAGAACCAGCGGGTCATGAGTTTGACAACCAACCTAAAACTGTCATCAATCATCCTACCAGCAGCGCCGAAGAGCCTCCCTCCTCACCTGTGATGGATCTGGAAGCTGACCTCCAACCTG aatCATTGAATCAGAACTTGTCTGTTCGACAGCGAGGAGTGAAGAGACCCAGAGAAGGTTCTTGCAGCCGGAAACGG GGTCGAAGGCGAACTGGTTCTGCTGTTCGAAGTGTTACAGTATCTCCGGCCTCCTCCAAACTGAACCATCTGTATGGGGTCAAAGCCTGGAGGAGCTGGGTCCAACAGAGCAACAAGGAGCCAACAGAAT CCAGTCGAGGAGTTTTTAAAGAAGACATCCTTCAGTGCAGCTCTGCTGAGCTGAGCTTTGCTCTGTCTCGCTTCATCAAAGAGGTCCAACGGCCAAATGGAGAGCCCTACAGCCCTGACAGCATCTTCTACCTCTGTCTGGGGATTCAACAG TATCTGTTCATGCAGGGGCGGATCgaaaacattttcacagatgAGCTTTACAGTCAGTTTGCCAGTGAGATCAGCAAGATGCTTCAATTGTGGAAACCTAAGCCGCAACCAAGTG GTGGCATCGTCCCGTCCCGCGTTGAGGAGTCTTACCTGTGGGAGTGTAAACAACTGGGTGCCTACTCGCCCATAGTGCTGCTCCACACCCTGCTCTTCTTCTGCACCAAGAACCTACACCTCACCACGCTGGCAGAACACCAACACCTGTCTTTCTCCAACTTCACCCGGCGCTTCAAACCCTTCAGCGCAGCCAGAAATGTCTGTTACCTCCAGTACGAGAGAAGCCGCAGGGAGACATCTGACTCTGAACAGAAAG AGCAATTGAGAAAACATCCGGCGGGGAGGGATGGAGAGATGTTGGAAATCGCAGCCAACCCTCTGCAGTGTCCCATCCGACTCTACGAGTTCTACCTCTCTAGATG CCCAGAATCTGCGAAGAATCAAAGCGGCGTGTTTTACCTTCAGCCTCAAAGGAATGTCCACACCTACAG CAGCTCCTGCTGGTACACTTCCAAGCCGCTGGATGCCACCACCCTACAGAGCATGCTCAGTCGCATCTTGGCAGTCAGAGAAGTTCAGGAGGAACACGAGCGATTGGCTGCAACTAAGGGACTCTCCCACTCATCTGTGTGA
- the si:ch211-266o15.1 gene encoding zinc finger MYM-type protein 4 isoform X6: MSRMFDEVMGLGEFADSSRGSVASSKSGGQVEPKGLDETLEQGETQPLQEDSNSSRQEKKTNEETGETSFAPLILSSSGKPSSFDMVRSERGGGGSGGAAFDDALDGLPSYGPEEEDEDWHYALPMGSLEDVDVGKASKISQLGREESASRGNPFPQKPGAEEEQENEGSTESANTSHSSQDNIKDDGGLNQTEETEDSQQEEASGNTQGGDRNPPASPRINIKDEPIDEGYDAALLPQNSSRQIKEELEQHEEELRISSVYSVGGGNSFTSSALPAAVTAPTPTHILIPGRGAILQAMASLPVRPPVPVPPTVPTLTAFPPLPPCPPPPSVPGSVRCSGCSKVLLKGQTAFQRKGSTQLFCSTVCLTGHLPPVTKGRSCFQCNREIAQPRDMVTVPAENSTFMLFCGQFCLSVHRHKKKQGEKVITDKRPERKPEKPPEKPVEGPSEKPFCSVCKATNKQIEHEVTHQGKLHRLCSDPCFLTWRKLRQLALNCCEGCGLYCNSNSGSCHMLTIEKSQLNFCSSTCIGTFKQTCRKSTECANCRKITVVSSTIMERDQKGKVQLYCSPACVEQSRPPQHNLTGTPFPCGLCKVFAVPQYHLAMVDGTIRNFCSLTCVNTFRKSSPSSQPDLTNGTSSLRDPPSKDAAKPGPSTAATGATSVPPIPQDYSSSVPHPGHNSSHTSVPPLVPPHSAVSTPTLPGQTQARSPPEQPLKPVEDGLSEVTKLTCYQCSKQFSNKPLLLTHQGRISLFCSKACCDQYNTQKNVLTVCDCCKEEKILHEVTSFGQQDVFFCSENCKQFFKQERALRPCSYCCGLGQRMMLSHYGGKIEEFCKPHCMSQYTVLYYGMGRCNSCRKQGYMNEKLQCLGSVCNFCNMACLLQYCYLHFETSQHTTSSNGMNTAPPVPSAPAQPHHSSKMNPVIADVVSLANGSASQPSGSANTALTGELPTSNIDGKNLDHASTQTDAMRAPAPRRRQMKNKSVLCRPFTTDQEIMCQLPSPSPESEAAAKEENIKVFMVPVPVFVPMPMNMYSQHTPVPMVVPMPIPVPIIVQPQTREVKDAAVQMEKCDEEEEKQNKSAFTVDQSSSSYSGEVKTEVREELGHGATQTDLFQTESSERRTEPAGHEFDNQPKTVINHPTSSAEEPPSSPVMDLEADLQPESLNQNLSVRQRGVKRPREGSCSRKRGRRRTGSAVRSVTVSPASSKLNHLYGVKAWRSWVQQSNKEPTESSRGVFKEDILQCSSAELSFALSRFIKEVQRPNGEPYSPDSIFYLCLGIQQYLFMQGRIENIFTDELYSQFASEISKMLQLWKPKPQPSGGIVPSRVEESYLWECKQLGAYSPIVLLHTLLFFCTKNLHLTTLAEHQHLSFSNFTRRFKPFSAARNVCYLQYERSRRETSDSEQKEQLRKHPAGRDGEMLEIAANPLQCPIRLYEFYLSRCPESAKNQSGVFYLQPQRNVHTYRSGSSCWYTSKPLDATTLQSMLSRILAVREVQEEHERLAATKGLSHSSV, translated from the exons ATGTCCCGAATGTTCGATGAAGTGATGGGGCTGGGAGAGTTTGCCGACTCCTCCAGGGGCTCTGTGGCTTCCTCCAAGAGTGGCGGTCAGGTAGAACCAAAGGGACTAGACGAAACTTTAGAACAAGGAGAAACCCAGCCGCTTCAAGAAGATAGCAACTCAAGCAGACAAGAGAAAAAGACGAATGAGGAGACGGGAGAGACGAGTTTTGCTCCCCTAATTTTATCCTCTTCTGGAAAACCCTCCTCGTTTGACATGGTAAGAAGCGAAAGAGGAGGTGGAGGGAGTGGTGGAGCAGCATTTGATGATGCATTGGATGGCCTTCCCTCTTATGGACCAGAGGAAGAAGATGAGGACTGGCACTATGCCCTGCCAATGGGCTCCTTAGAAGATGTTGACGTGGGTAAGGCTAGCAAAATAAGTCAACTTGGACGGGAAGAGAGTGCTTCTCGGGGCAATCCCTTTCCCCAAAAACCTGGAGCTGAAGAGGAGCAAGAGAACGAAGGGAGCACTGAGTCTGCGAACACCTCCCACTCCTCCCAGGACAACATCAAAG ACGATGGCGGCCTGAACCAGACTGAGGAGACTGAAGACAGCCAACAGGAAGAG GCATCAGGGAACACTCAAGGCGGGGATCGAAATCCCCCTGCGTCTCCCAGGATAAACATTAAAGATGAGCCGATTGATGAAGGCTATGATGCTGCTTTGCTTCCTCAGAACTCCAGTAGGCAAATCaaagaggagctggagcagcaTGAG GAAGAGCTGAGGATCAGCTCTGTCTACTCTGTAGGAGGAGGAAACAGCTTCACGTCTTCTGCCT TGCCTGCAGCTGTTACAGCCCCAACACCGACGCATATTTTAATCCCTGGCAGAGGAGCCATTCTGCAGGCCATGGCTTCCCTCCCAGTTAGACCACCAGTTCCAGTCCCACCCACAGTACCCACTTTGACAGCATTCCCACCACTCCCGCCATGCCCTCCACCACCTTCTGTTCCTGGGAGTGTTCGCTGCAGCGGCTGCTCCAAG GTTTTGCTGAAAGGCCAAACAGCTTTCCAAAGAAAAGGCTCAACTCAGCTCTTCTGCTCCACAGTTTGTCTGACAGGCCATCTTCCACCAGTCACTAAGGGTCGATCATGTTTCCAGTGCAACAG GGAGATCGCTCAGCCCAGGGACATGGTCACAGTTCCAGCAGAAAACAGCACGTTCATGCTCTTTTGTGGCCAGTTCTGTCTGTCTGTACACAGACACAAGAAGAAACAAGGGGAAAAAGTCATAACCGATAAACGGCCTGAGAGGAAGCCTGAGAAGCCACCTGAAAAACCAGTGGAGGGTCCATCTGAAAAACCCTTCTGTAGTGTCTGCAAAGCCACCAACAAG CAGATCGAGCATGAGGTCACCCATCAAGGAAAACTGCACCGACTCTGCAGTGACCCCTGTTTCCTAACCTGGCGCAAACTGCGTCAGCTCGCTTTGAACTGCTGCGAAGGCTGTGGACTTTACTGCAACAGCAACTCGGGTTCCTGTCATATGCTGACGATAGAAAAGTCTCAGCTCAACTTCTGCAGTTCCACCTGCATTGGCACTTTTAAACAG ACTTGCAGAAAGTCGACTGAGTGTGCAAACTGTCGCAAGATCACAGTGGTGTCCTCTACCATCATGGAGCGGGACCAGAAGGGTAAAGTTCAGTTGTATTGCTCTCCTGCATGTGTGGAACAGAGTCGACCACCCCAACATAATCTCACAG GTACGCCATTCCCCTGCGGCCTGTGTAAAGTTTTTGCGGTTCCTCAGTATCATCTCGCCATGGTGGATGGCACTATTCGCAACTTTTGTTCCTTAACCTGTGTGAACACGTTCAGG AAATCGTCTCCTTCATCTCAGCCTGATCTCACCAACGGAACCTCGTCTCTCAGGGACCCTCCCAGCAAGGATGCTGCCAAGCCAGGACCCTCCACCGCAGCCACCGGGGCCACCTCAGTCCCTCCCATTCCTCAGGATTACTCATCTTCAGTCCCGCACCCAGGACACAATTCCAGTCATACATCAGTACCCCCACTAGTGCCTCCGCATTCAGCTGTGTCAACTCCCACTCTCCCTGGACAAACCCAAGCCAGATCCCCCCCGGAGCAGCCTCTCAAACCAGTGGAGGATGGGCTCAGTGAAGTCACCAAACTGACCTGCTATCAGTGTAGCAAACAATTCAGCAACAAGCCACTACTACTCACCCACCAG GGTCGTATTTCTCTGTTTTGCAGTAAAGCGTGCTGTGATCAGTATAACACccagaaaaatgtcctcactgTGTGTGACTGCTGTAAAGAGGAGAAGATCCTTCATGAAGTCACCAGCTTCGGTCAACAAGACGTGTTCTTTTGCAGTGAAA ACTGTAAGCAGTTCTTCAAACAGGAACGTGCCTTGCGTCCATGCTCCTACTGCTGTGGCCTTGGACAGAGGATGATGCTCAGCCACTATGGAGGGAAGATCGAGGAGTTCTGCAAACCTCACTGCATGTCCCAGTACACTGTGCTCTACTATGGA ATGGGTCGGTGCAACAGCTGCAGGAAGCAGGGCTACATGAACGAGAAGTTGCAGTGCTTGGGTTCAGTTTGTAACTTCTGCAACATGGCCTGCCTGCTGCAGTACTGCTACCTTCATTTTGAGACGAGCCAACACACCACCAGCAGCAACGGCATGAACACTGCCCCGCCAGTGCCATCCG CTCCGGCGCAACCTCATCACTCCTCCAAGATGAATCCTGTCATTGCAGATGTTGTCTCTTTGGCCAACGGCTCCGCCTCTCAGCCCAGCGGGTCAGCGAATACGGCTCTAACCG GAGAGCTTCCAACCTCCAACATAGATGGAAAGAACCTTGATCAT GCCAGTACTCAGACTGATGCCATGCGAGCACCAGCGCCCCGTCGCCGTCAGATGAAGAACAAGTCGGTTCTGTGCCGACCGTTCACCACAGACCAGGAAATCATGTGCCAGCTGCCGTCACCTTCCCCTGAATCAGAAG CTGCAGCCAAAGAGGAAAACATAAAGGTGTTCATGGTTCCAGTACCAGTCTTTGTCCCAATGCCTATGAATATGTACTCCCAGCACACGCCTGTTCCCATGGTGGTACCCATGCCG ATTCCAGTGCCGATTATTGTTCAACCACAAACCAGGGAGGTGAAAGATGCGGCTGTACAGATGGAAAAgtgtgatgaagaggaggaaaaacaaaacaaatctgcttTCA CTGTAGATCAGAGCAGCTCCTCTTATTCTGGAGAAGTTAAGACTGAAGTCAGGGAGGAGTTGGGTCATGGAGCAACACAGACTGACCTGTTTCAGACTGAAAGTTCAGAGAGAAGAACAGAACCAGCGGGTCATGAGTTTGACAACCAACCTAAAACTGTCATCAATCATCCTACCAGCAGCGCCGAAGAGCCTCCCTCCTCACCTGTGATGGATCTGGAAGCTGACCTCCAACCTG aatCATTGAATCAGAACTTGTCTGTTCGACAGCGAGGAGTGAAGAGACCCAGAGAAGGTTCTTGCAGCCGGAAACGG GGTCGAAGGCGAACTGGTTCTGCTGTTCGAAGTGTTACAGTATCTCCGGCCTCCTCCAAACTGAACCATCTGTATGGGGTCAAAGCCTGGAGGAGCTGGGTCCAACAGAGCAACAAGGAGCCAACAGAAT CCAGTCGAGGAGTTTTTAAAGAAGACATCCTTCAGTGCAGCTCTGCTGAGCTGAGCTTTGCTCTGTCTCGCTTCATCAAAGAGGTCCAACGGCCAAATGGAGAGCCCTACAGCCCTGACAGCATCTTCTACCTCTGTCTGGGGATTCAACAG TATCTGTTCATGCAGGGGCGGATCgaaaacattttcacagatgAGCTTTACAGTCAGTTTGCCAGTGAGATCAGCAAGATGCTTCAATTGTGGAAACCTAAGCCGCAACCAAGTG GTGGCATCGTCCCGTCCCGCGTTGAGGAGTCTTACCTGTGGGAGTGTAAACAACTGGGTGCCTACTCGCCCATAGTGCTGCTCCACACCCTGCTCTTCTTCTGCACCAAGAACCTACACCTCACCACGCTGGCAGAACACCAACACCTGTCTTTCTCCAACTTCACCCGGCGCTTCAAACCCTTCAGCGCAGCCAGAAATGTCTGTTACCTCCAGTACGAGAGAAGCCGCAGGGAGACATCTGACTCTGAACAGAAAG AGCAATTGAGAAAACATCCGGCGGGGAGGGATGGAGAGATGTTGGAAATCGCAGCCAACCCTCTGCAGTGTCCCATCCGACTCTACGAGTTCTACCTCTCTAGATG CCCAGAATCTGCGAAGAATCAAAGCGGCGTGTTTTACCTTCAGCCTCAAAGGAATGTCCACACCTACAGGTCAGG CAGCTCCTGCTGGTACACTTCCAAGCCGCTGGATGCCACCACCCTACAGAGCATGCTCAGTCGCATCTTGGCAGTCAGAGAAGTTCAGGAGGAACACGAGCGATTGGCTGCAACTAAGGGACTCTCCCACTCATCTGTGTGA